From one Geoalkalibacter halelectricus genomic stretch:
- a CDS encoding XrtA/PEP-CTERM system-associated ATPase has protein sequence MYENFFNFTCKPFELVPNPDFLFPSKSHKKAITYLDYGIKEKVGFILLSGEVGSGKTTLVRNLVRSIRGKSPLAIVFNTSVDSEQLIGLINEDFGLPVEGKAKGELIRDLNNFLIDQFGQGLQPILIVDEAQNLTPAHLEEIRLLSNLETDSAKLLQIILVGQPEIRTIIARPELRQLRQRISVSCHLDPLNRDEVEEYILHRMEKAGNRDAVTTSPEVFDAIHTYSRGIPRLINIICDFLLVAAYAEESRDLDLDLARDVLGDLDIDHRYWSDRVAVPKIAEQDALPAMTVMEKVLEQMQRLDEKIDSWEGGAASSQPGDAKETNPLILAALERFSKDLGLIYKNIQHLQHEIEGLKAQVKEQKNRPVPSAPPSQAPRPQPGFLKRMFG, from the coding sequence ATGTACGAAAATTTCTTCAACTTTACCTGCAAGCCTTTCGAGTTGGTGCCCAATCCCGACTTTCTCTTCCCGAGCAAGTCGCACAAAAAGGCCATCACCTATCTGGATTACGGCATCAAGGAGAAGGTCGGGTTCATTCTGCTCAGCGGCGAGGTCGGCTCGGGGAAAACCACCCTGGTTCGCAACCTGGTGCGCAGCATTCGTGGAAAATCGCCGTTGGCGATTGTTTTCAATACCAGCGTCGACTCGGAACAGCTCATCGGCCTGATCAACGAGGATTTTGGTCTGCCTGTGGAGGGAAAGGCCAAGGGCGAACTGATCCGGGATCTCAACAATTTTCTCATTGATCAGTTCGGGCAAGGCTTACAGCCGATTCTCATCGTCGACGAAGCCCAAAACCTCACTCCGGCGCACCTCGAGGAAATCCGTCTGCTCTCCAATCTCGAAACAGACAGCGCCAAACTGCTGCAAATCATCCTGGTCGGCCAGCCCGAGATCCGCACCATCATCGCGCGGCCCGAGCTGCGCCAGTTGCGTCAGCGCATCAGCGTCAGTTGCCACCTCGACCCCCTAAACCGCGATGAGGTTGAAGAGTACATTCTGCATCGCATGGAAAAAGCGGGCAATCGCGATGCCGTCACCACCAGCCCCGAGGTGTTCGACGCCATCCACACCTATAGCCGCGGCATTCCGCGCCTGATCAACATCATCTGTGACTTTCTCTTGGTTGCCGCCTACGCCGAGGAAAGCCGCGACCTTGATCTTGATCTTGCTCGCGACGTGCTCGGCGACCTGGATATCGATCACCGCTATTGGTCCGATCGCGTCGCCGTTCCCAAAATCGCCGAGCAAGATGCCCTGCCCGCCATGACGGTGATGGAAAAGGTTTTGGAGCAGATGCAGCGCCTGGACGAAAAAATCGATAGTTGGGAGGGGGGGGCGGCCAGTTCTCAACCAGGTGACGCCAAGGAGACAAATCCCCTGATCCTCGCAGCCTTGGAGCGCTTCTCCAAGGATCTCGGCCTGATATACAAAAACATTCAGCACCTTCAGCATGAAATCGAGGGACTCAAGGCGCAGGTCAAGGAGCAGAAAAACCGCCCGGTACCAAGCGCGCCGCCATCTCAGGCACCTCGACCCCAACCCGGCTTTCTCAAGCGGATGTTCGGATGA
- a CDS encoding XrtA system polysaccharide deacetylase, whose translation MTINALSIDVEDYFQVSAFENLSPPGTWETRELRVEANTDRVLELLERAGGVRATFFVLGWVAERCPGLVRRIAAAGHEVASHGYGHQRICFLEPEAFRDDIRRSKDLLEDLCAQPVNGYRAPSYSISERTPWAFDELHAAGYLYDSSICPVRHDFYGMPDWPRFDCMAVKDAAGAWCPLPSATSQCTALRSIPVSTVRIGGRNIPIAGGGYFRLFPYAVTRWGLNSINHGEGRSFVFYLHPWEIDPDQPRMNGAGWKSRFRHYLNLDKTERRFEQLLKDFRFAPIREVFEIN comes from the coding sequence ATGACGATTAACGCGCTCAGCATCGACGTGGAAGATTACTTCCAGGTCTCCGCTTTTGAAAATCTCAGCCCTCCGGGGACTTGGGAGACCCGCGAACTGCGCGTGGAAGCAAACACCGACCGGGTGCTGGAGCTGCTCGAGCGCGCAGGCGGGGTGCGCGCGACCTTTTTCGTCCTCGGCTGGGTCGCCGAGCGCTGTCCGGGTCTGGTGCGCCGCATCGCCGCCGCCGGCCATGAGGTCGCCAGCCACGGCTACGGTCATCAGCGCATCTGTTTTCTCGAACCCGAGGCTTTTCGCGACGACATCCGCCGCAGCAAGGATCTGCTGGAAGATTTGTGCGCTCAGCCCGTCAACGGCTACCGTGCCCCGAGCTATTCCATCTCCGAGCGCACCCCCTGGGCTTTCGACGAACTGCACGCCGCCGGCTATCTTTACGATTCGAGCATCTGTCCCGTGCGGCATGATTTTTACGGCATGCCCGATTGGCCGCGCTTCGACTGCATGGCCGTCAAGGATGCCGCGGGTGCCTGGTGTCCGTTGCCGAGCGCGACATCCCAGTGCACGGCCCTGCGCTCCATCCCCGTGTCCACGGTGCGTATCGGCGGGCGCAACATCCCCATCGCCGGCGGCGGCTATTTCCGCCTGTTTCCCTACGCCGTCACCCGTTGGGGACTCAACAGCATCAATCATGGGGAGGGCCGGTCCTTTGTCTTCTACCTGCACCCCTGGGAAATCGACCCCGATCAGCCGCGCATGAACGGGGCAGGGTGGAAGAGTCGCTTTCGCCATTACCTCAACCTCGACAAAACGGAAAGGCGCTTCGAGCAATTGCTCAAGGATTTTCGCTTCGCGCCGATTCGTGAGGTTTTTGAAATCAATTGA